In Passer domesticus isolate bPasDom1 chromosome 32, bPasDom1.hap1, whole genome shotgun sequence, the following are encoded in one genomic region:
- the NHLH1 gene encoding LOW QUALITY PROTEIN: helix-loop-helix protein 1 (The sequence of the model RefSeq protein was modified relative to this genomic sequence to represent the inferred CDS: deleted 1 base in 1 codon), whose protein sequence is MMLNSEPPALDVPPSLPVPEPSLGAGAGSGGAGPAGKEPLSREERRRRRRATAKYRTAHATRERIRVEAFNVAFAELRRLLPTLPPDKKLSKIEILRLAICYISYLNHVLDV, encoded by the exons ATGATGCTGAACTCGGAGCCGCCCGCCCTCGACGTCCCCCCGTCCCTGCCGGTCCCCGAGCCCTCCCTGGGTGCCGGTGCCGGCTCCGGCGGCGCGGGCCCGGCCGGGAAGGAGCCGCTGAGCCGCGAGGAGCGGCGGCGCCGGCGCCGGGCCACGGCCAAGTACCGCACGGCGCACGCCACGCGCGAGCGCATCCGCGTCGAGGCCTTCAACGTGGCCTTCGCCGAGCTGCGGcgcctgctgcccacgctg cccCCCGACAAGAAACTGTCCAAGATCGAGATCCTGCGCCTGGCCATCTGCTACATCTCCTACCTGAACCACGTCCTGGACGTCTGA